The DNA region ATGCCAAGGGCTTGATACGCCCGGATGGGCTGTGGCTACCGAGTCGCGACGGCGTCGTCCGTGTCCGCCCGGATCGTATCCGGCGCAATCCCGTGCCGCCGGTCGTGCGCATCGAACGACTGCAAGCCGGCGGTGAATGGCACTCCCTGGATGACGACCAGGCAAATCTGCTGCGACCAGGTCAGCGCGACCTATCCCTGGCCTTCACGGCATTGAGCTTCCGCGACCCCGGCAGCGTACGTTTCCGCTTTCGACTGGTCGGCTACGACACCCAGTGGCAGAACCCCGGCCGGGACGTGCCGCGCATGGCCAGCTATACCAACCTGCCGCCGGGCCACTATCGGTTCGAGGTACTGGCCGCCAACAACGTCGGGCGCTGGAGCCAGCAGCCGGCCACCGCCGATATCCACATCCCGGCCCACTTTCATGAAACCGCATGGTTCTGGCTGCTGCTCGTTGCCAGTACGCTGCTGCTGCTTTTGGCCGGCTACCGCTGGCGCAAGCATCAATGGGTTCGGCAGCAGTCGCTGCTGCGCGAAGAAGTCCAGTCCCGAACCGCTGAACTCCACCAGGCCAATCGCCGTCTGGTGGAGGTCAACCGCAAGCTGAAAGACCTCAGCACCATCGACACCCTGACCGGGCTGCGCAACCGCCGGCACCTGTACGAACGCATGCGCGAGGAGCCCCGTCAGCTGGCCACGCTGCGCCAGCAGGACCCGGAGGCCGATCTTGTGCTCGGTTTTGCGCTGATCGATGTGGATCATTTCAAGCGCGTCAATGACGAGCACGGGCATCACGCCGGTGATCGAGCGCTCGAACAGGTGGGCGATCGCCTGCAGACATTCGTGCGCAAGGGCGATCAAGTCGTGCGCTGGGGCGGCGAGGAGTTCCTGGTGGTGTTTCGCGCACTGCCCAGGGCCGAGGCACCGGCCATGCTCGACCGCCTGAGCCGCATGCTCGGCGAGCGCCCCTACCAGCTCGGTGCCGAACGGGCCCTCGCAGTCACCTGCTCGATCGGCTTTGCCGAACTGCCCCCACGCGACCGCGATCCGGCTCGCGGCAGTCAATGGCAAGCCAGTGTCGACCTGGCCGATCAGGCGCTCTACCAGGTCAAGAAAACCGGCCGCAACGGATGGGCCATACTCCGATACGATGCGGAGACCGATCCGGGTTCGATTCGACACTCGGAACGCAACGCCGTTGAAGCGGCCATTGCACAGGGGCGCATGCAGCTGATCAGCAACCGGAGTGCAGCGGGTGAATGAACAATCCGGAGCAATTCCCGGCGAAGCACGATTCGACAATCGTTATGCTCGATTGCCGCCACCATTCCACAGCCCGGCACAACCCACACCGGTGGCACAGCCAGCGCTGATCGCACTCAACCGCCCCCTGGCATACCGACTGGGTCTGGATCCGGATGCGCTGGCCACGCCAGAAGGCACGGACATGCTGGCCGGCAACCGGCCCATGCCCGGAACCGAGCCGGTGGCCATGGCCTATGCCGGCCACCAGTTCGGGCACTGGGTGCCGCGACTGGGCGATGGTCGGGCGCTGCTGCTGGGTGAAATCATCGACAGTACCGGCAGACGCCGCGACCTGCACCTGAAAGGCTCGGGCCCGACGCCTTATTCCCGCGGCGGTGACGGCCGCTCGTCGATTGGGCCCGTGATCCGCGAATACCTGGCCAGCGAAGCCATGCATGCACTCGGCGTACCCACGACGCGGGCGCTGGCGGCGATCAGCAGCGGCGAGTCTGTCATCAGACAGTCACCGGAACCCGGCGGTCTGCTGCTGCGCGTGGCCGGCAGCCATGTCCGTATCGGCAGCTTCGAGTACATTGCCAGTCACGATAATCCAGAGCTGGTTCGCCGCCTGGCCGACCATGTCATCAGTGTCTGTGACGCGGACCTTGCCGGTCAGCCGGACCGCTACCTGCATTGGCTGAGTCGTGTCATCGATCGAACGGCCCGGATGGTGGCGCAATGGATGCACCTCGGGTTCATTCACGGGGTGATGAACACCGACAACATGTCGATATTGGGAGAAACCATCGACTATGGTCC from Wenzhouxiangella sp. AB-CW3 includes:
- a CDS encoding protein adenylyltransferase SelO; its protein translation is MNEQSGAIPGEARFDNRYARLPPPFHSPAQPTPVAQPALIALNRPLAYRLGLDPDALATPEGTDMLAGNRPMPGTEPVAMAYAGHQFGHWVPRLGDGRALLLGEIIDSTGRRRDLHLKGSGPTPYSRGGDGRSSIGPVIREYLASEAMHALGVPTTRALAAISSGESVIRQSPEPGGLLLRVAGSHVRIGSFEYIASHDNPELVRRLADHVISVCDADLAGQPDRYLHWLSRVIDRTARMVAQWMHLGFIHGVMNTDNMSILGETIDYGPFGWMDHYDPNTVYSSIDRRGRYAYRNQPTIAQWNLARLAECLLPLIDPDTTKAVELASEQLEQFTACFESRYHTGLCKKIGLDSQHEGNLELAFDLLTRMSEQRADMTLTFRRLADLGSRDASSDGPVRSLFDDPASFDAWVGDWRQRLRGEGRDEATRQADMHRVNPAIVLRNHLAQEAVDAAVDHLDFKPMQQLMDALSRPHDPRPEDQRYMQPPQPHERVLDTFCGT